A single Lolium perenne isolate Kyuss_39 chromosome 6, Kyuss_2.0, whole genome shotgun sequence DNA region contains:
- the LOC127307824 gene encoding abscisic acid receptor PYL9, producing MEPHMESALREGLTEPERRELEGVVEEHHTFPGRAGGTCTSLVTQRVQAPLAAVWAIVRSFANPQRYKHFIKSCDLAAGDGATVGSVREVTVVSGLPASTSTERLEILDDDRHILSFRVVGGEHRLRNYRSVTSVTEFAPPDSPEVPAYCVVVESYVVDVPDGNTEEDTRMFTDTVVKLNLQKLSAIATVSSPSSPPPPSGEQS from the coding sequence ATGGAGCCTCACATGGAGAGCGCGCTGCGTGAGGGGTTGACGGAGCCGGAGCGTCGGGAGCTGGAGGGCGTGGTGGAGGAGCACCACACGTTCCCCGGGCGCGCCGGCGGGACGTGCACGTCGCTGGTGACGCAGCGCGTGCAGGCGCCGCTCGCCGCCGTGTGGGCCATCGTGCGCAGCTTCGCCAACCCGCAGCGCTACAAGCACTTCATCAAGTCCTGCGACCTCGCCGCCGGCGACGGCGCCACGGTCGGCAGCGTCCGCGAGGTCACCGTCGTCTCCGGCCTCCCGGCCTCCACCAGCACCGAGCGCCTCGAGATCCTCGACGACGACCGCCACATCCTCAGCTTCCGCGTCGTCGGCGGGGAGCACCGCCTCCGCAACTACCGCTCCGTCACCTCCGTCACCGAGTTCGCGCCGCCGGACAGCCCCGAGGTCCCTGCATACTGCGTCGTCGTCGAGTCCTACGTCGTCGACGTGCCCGACGGCAACACCGAGGAGGACACCCGCATGTTCACCGACACCGTCGTCAAGCTCAACCTCCAGAAGCTCTCCGCCATAGCGACCGTTAGCTCCCCttcctccccgccgccgccgtccggtGAGCAAAGCTAA